ACCAGCTATATTGTACAGTCTAATGATGGAAGGATTTTGGTCCAGGAATTTTTAGCTGatgttaaattgttaaaaatttaaaaaaaaaaatttttttaaagaagagatttatttgtagaacTTCAGAGTCTTAGAGCTTCCCTATACATTACACTTGATGTAGTTTTgttgtaaaacaaatttaaagagGATCCATTTTTGTTTGACTGTTTCCTTTTGTAGTTATCGGGCTTCTgtttacatatgtttattattaggtTATAAAAGATTGAAGCACATCTTAACTTTTTGagtgaattaataaaacacaagAGTAGGGTGTCTTACTCTTTAATAAAGACTGTAaatagtgttattggacagtttaaatatccttattagtaaatttggTAACTTTCCATGTTGTCTTAATAAAGAAAGTGTAAAGATAAGAACGCTATTTATATGTTAACATACTTAAtacttgtataaataaaacatataatttgttaacTGTTTATATGCAAGTCATTAAAACTCCTGAATCCATAACCGCTTTACAATTATGTTtagatttttgaagtgaaacttctttatcagctttgtaaaaaatgtttaccgtcacatttttcggtgaCGCGTCAcgttttccgttacgcgccatcgttttcttgtccctaccacggtcgattcgaagagattcgaagccattaataacaaaaatatataataacgataacaatgatagtaataattctattacaagtaatgaaattctgtaataatctcattagtaataaggtaaaatgaaataattgtattatttgtattcatgataataaaagccttttgttaaactatctaatttaactttaattaacaaaaatttctgtaaagttgcatatagtagatcatttttcgaaaaataaggtcataaagaagttttacttacgtacacgcacacattctTTGATACTGTATTGTATCAAgagctttaatttttttactgtttaataaaaaatgtaatatgttaTTTGTAGAATGTTCTCGTTGAGACACAAGATAAAGCATTGAGAAGAATATCAGAACTTAAAGAACAGTGTTCGTTGGAAAATAGTGCAAAAGTAAGTTTTAAccaatattttgataaaaattgtCTTTGAAAACAATTTCATGACCTAGGaattatgtatctgtttcggtattatttgttttttgtttctaataagcaagtagatgatcagccttctatgacACACGCTGTCAACTGGATCTAAGTCACTGTTATAGACAGTggcaatttgattgttaaggggTAATCGAAATCGGCCGGACTTGTGGAGACTTGTGACTGAAGCTAATCaaaaaggaatttaatttCTGTGCAGCAAGCATCTCACTAAATTGAAATGCTACatgaatatagaaaattatttggattttgaatttcagtctttcattatgttttgaaaattttctctttaatcgccaagttttgtgtcatacaaattatttgtaagGCAGAGAGAGCAGccgtaaatatttgaattggaGCAAATCAATTTCAAAGATTAGGATTACATAAtcgacaaatttataaaaagctttattaatttacgtttaactaTAGTTATTGTAtctatttaatcaatatttctaCTGAGGTTGAGGCTAAAACTCGGTACTGGATAAGcttataacttatatattttgattttacagGCCCACCTGGAACAAGTATTACGTGTTGAGTTggatgaaaaaaatatgatgatTGAGTCCCTTAGTACCCAACTTAATCTTTTGCAAAATGATAATTTAGTGAATAAGAATGATGCTAACGACAATGCACAaatgcaattaattaatttaaatgacgACAATGAAAAGGATGTGACCCAATCGGCagaagttattaataataagattgAAAAATTAGAACAATTACTAAGCAAATATAAGGAATCACTTAAAGTGACTAAAGAAAAGAATTCCAACTTAACCACTGAAATACAAAAGCTTAACATACAATTGgacactaaaataaaagaaaacactcaATTGCAGCAAAATATTGAGAAAATGAACGAAAGCTCACAAAACAATCAAgtgttattaaacaaaatagaaactttagaaaatttaaatagttctctagaattttccaaaaataaagaTGTTTCTATTTTAGAATCCAACTTGAAAAATTCTCAAGAAGAAATTGCCGAATtacaaaataagataaagattTTGAGTAAGAGAGAAGAAGAATATGCTATCTCATTGGCAGAGAACAAATTGAGAATTCATAAAGAACTAGAAAGTAAAGAAACCGAAATAAAAGCGCTTAAAGGTGGTTTAGAAAATGGTTGCCAGGAAATCGAAACTTTGGAAAAAACTGTTAAAgatcacaaaaataaaattctacaaTTAGAAGGTgacattcttaaattaaataatgaccTTCATGATTTATCCGCTACCAAAACGAAATTGGATAATCTTAATAAAGACTATGATAATCTTAAAGAAAAGAATAAGATATTAGAAAATTCCAAAGCAAAATGTGAAGAAGATAATAATTGTCTTCATTTACAGCTTAAACAAGAAACAGCTGAAAAGCTATCGGTCATTGATCGTAATGTTTACTTAGAAAGTCGTAATACACAGTTGACAgatgaaaatacaaaaaagcgttcacaaattaataaactcgAGGAGGAAGTGGCGTTAatgaaaagtaatataaatgatttaaaaaacactttatcACAACAGGAACAAAGTGACACAGAATCCAGTGTTCTTAGACTAACCGAAGAAGCTACGGCATGGAAGTTGAAGTGTAGTAGTTTGGAATCGGAAATACAAGATGAAAGAGTTGAACTAGGAAAACTGCAGTCGGAAGTCGAGAAACTTCTACAGAATCATGAAGCCTTACAAAACCAAAATATTGAACTTAGTGGAACTTTTGAAAGGTTACAATCTGAAAATATGAAACTGTACAACGaagttgataaatataaagcaataaaaatgcaacttatcgaatttaaaaaatgtacaacAGATATTCGCGGAGTAATGGGAGTAATATCCAATGAATCACgatctttaaaaaatgaagTTATGACCTGGCTACCTCAACTTAGAGATGGTATTGTTAAGCATCGGAATCTGGCTTACACACAAATAAAGGACTTAGAACATATTCAAACCTCcctaaagaaacaaaattcaaaaataacgACGGAGTACGAAATCCTTACTAAAAGTGCTGATTTAGTGAGAGTCGAAAATGAGAAATTAAAGTTAGCTTTGCAAGACAGTGAAACTAAATGTGAAAGTATTTCGGACcagctaaataatattactaaagaTAATGAtgcaataaaattgaatttacagCAATATAATTCTTTAGATAGTGAAAATAAAGAACTGTGCAATAAGATTAAAAACTTAGaagaacaaattaataaacttagcAAAAAGTTGAATAAAAGCAATGAACTGTATAAGTCAAGCTTAGTACAAATTGAGGCCTTAACTAAAGAAAAGGGTAACGCGTCTGAAACGCAACAAGAATACGAAGAAAACCTAAAACGTATTGACGAActagaaaataatttgaaaataaagcaACACGAAAATGATGAATTGATTGTATCTAAAACAGAAATAGAGAATTTATATACAACCTtagaaattgaaattaatgaaCTAcgagttaattatttaaagaaggaAACTGATTACGAAGCTTTGAGAAATGAAAGTGACAGCGAAAAATCAAAACAACATGAGATGCAACAGAAATATGAGAAGTTAAAATCAGAACTCTTAGATATGAAAGATACAGTAATATCGTTAAAAGAcgataataatactttacgCCAGTTTAAGGCagataaagaaaaagaaattaaagaaacgGAAGCTGCATTAAATGATGTACGGGGCCATTATGAATCTAAATTAAAGGAATTGAATGAAGAGAAAAATTCACTTACATCAACACAGACTGAAATGGATAAAAAGTTGTTGGAATacgaaaaacaaattaaagatGTCACTTCCGAATTAAATCAAGTACGCGAGAGCTATGAGATTAAACTTAAAGAGTTTAATACTGAAAatgatttacttaaattttccCAAGTTGAATCTCATAATAGCTTAAAGGAGGAAAATGATAGACAAATTAAGGAAATTGAGGCGAAATTAAATCATGTACGCGAAAGTTATGaacataagttaaaaaaatttaatgatgaatatgaaattcataaaaagttaaatgaaGACAATGTAAAACACATGGAAACCGAATTAAGTCAAGCACGTGAGAGTTATGAAAGTAAATTAaaggaattaaataatgaaaatgatttaataagaTCGTCCCaagttgaaattattaaatcctTAAAGGAggaacataaaaaacaaattatagatATCGAAGCAGATTTAAATTCAGCACAAGAAAGTTATGACGGTAAACTAAAGGagttaaataatgaaaatggaCTACTAAAATTATCACAAGCTGAAATTTCTGAAAAGTTCAAGAATGCACAATCAGATTTAACACAACttatttcaaaacataatgaaTTGGAGCAAAAAACAGttgaattgaataatttaattaaagatttggAAATGAAATGTATATCACAAAATAACGTTATTGAAGAGCAAGAAAAGGCAATATCTTTACACAAACTCTGCGAATGCGACAGTCTCAAAGAAGATAACAAAAGACTTTGTTCCGACATCGAAGGCCTGCAAACTTATTTAACGAagatttcaaaagaaaatagcGAATTGAATGATAAACTACGTGAAGTGTTGGCAAGTGAAAATTCAAGTGACAGTGAACTTAAAACAGAAATACAATCTGGGAAAGACAAAATCGACGAACTTCTAAGAGAAAATTCGTTATTAATTGaagaaaatttagaattaaaagaTCAAATACAGAACAGTACACAGACGCGCGCACCGAACAGCGAAGAGAAACACCTAAACGATAAATACAAACTATTACAAGAAGCGAAAAGCAGTTTGGAAATCAAAGTTAACGAATTGGAAGAAATGAATGATTCGTTAAATAGATCTATGgatcaaaatcaaaacaattatGAAAGACTAAAGTTGTCTAATGAGAAGTTGCAAAGGAAACTGGATGAAGCTCTCGTCAGTTTAAGACATTTGCATGCCCTCGAAGAGAATACGGAGTTGGAATACCTTCGTAacattttgtatgaatatttaaCTGGGCCCGGATCACATTCGCTGACATTAGCCAAGGTGCTGGCGGCTGTAGTCAAGTTTGATGATCGGCAAACCGAACAGGTGCTGATAAAGGAAAGGGAGCGGCAAGGATTTGTAAGTATCTAGTATATCCTGTGTCCcttctgtgcaccaatggaatttctatgtccgcatttatcgcttgtacggtgaaggaaaacattgttagGAAACTCATACCGTGTGACAGGCACAGAATAcacacctacttgcctgtgATGACGATGCagttacagaaatttgaggcccagactctAAAGGTCGTACGTTATTTTCAGCAAAGTTTTTGCcataatttaagaatttactCGCGCAAGTTGCGTAGCCATCTAAATGAGGCAGACACATTTGTTGATTGTTCTGCAATGTTTCTATGTCTACACGAAACAATTAATGGAAATCGAACCCAGGAACGAATCCACAGCGaccctaaatattattattttataattaatgaatataatatattccagCTTCACCAACTAGGCATCATTTGATATGAAGATAACGGGTATAGaactcaataaatttatttgccGACTTGTGTCTATGGTTATAAAATGACAATTAGTGGtttgtagttttttaaaatatattgtgtgaAGCATTTCCTTTTGTGAATAAACAAGCAATATACAAGTCTCAAAGGTGGAAAGAAATGCTATTTCATactaattaatcaaaattaaattattgctaTATTTGAACTCccaataatgtatttaatttttgtaaataagaaTTGCTTCTCTTTCTACACCAGTAATACGCGGTTTACGTAATTGTCtatctctttttatcacaCTGTAAAAACCATTTATCGGAAAGAGACAAAAGTACTTTAGTTCGAACTGCAATATGTAAAGTTTTATAGGGGTTTACGACCTTGAACTCTTTTATATCAAAGTCAAGGACACGGGCTATAGTCGATTTTGTTATTAgctttattcttatttaaaaaaatctctttgccatatatatttgtactaAACTTTCAGATtcctaatattaaaattttctgtaACGA
This region of Pieris brassicae chromosome 13, ilPieBrab1.1, whole genome shotgun sequence genomic DNA includes:
- the LOC123717690 gene encoding golgin subfamily A member 4-like, with product MFKKFKDKLAEEVKSSPQRIQQFAQAAQAAVTSASSSISDITNNDLFSIEDSDNSTKTQLSNSQPSASQNLNQSTQSSADFADFSMGFENRQRQRRLSNSSLASDISFQLPNYESPSMYHLQSDMDVSASEAEEINIGNVNLNRVTKEQLYAAYRRTQERCKKYKTQYSDLARHYKLLERENAKARNVLVETQDKALRRISELKEQCSLENSAKAHLEQVLRVELDEKNMMIESLSTQLNLLQNDNLVNKNDANDNAQMQLINLNDDNEKDVTQSAEVINNKIEKLEQLLSKYKESLKVTKEKNSNLTTEIQKLNIQLDTKIKENTQLQQNIEKMNESSQNNQVLLNKIETLENLNSSLEFSKNKDVSILESNLKNSQEEIAELQNKIKILSKREEEYAISLAENKLRIHKELESKETEIKALKGGLENGCQEIETLEKTVKDHKNKILQLEGDILKLNNDLHDLSATKTKLDNLNKDYDNLKEKNKILENSKAKCEEDNNCLHLQLKQETAEKLSVIDRNVYLESRNTQLTDENTKKRSQINKLEEEVALMKSNINDLKNTLSQQEQSDTESSVLRLTEEATAWKLKCSSLESEIQDERVELGKLQSEVEKLLQNHEALQNQNIELSGTFERLQSENMKLYNEVDKYKAIKMQLIEFKKCTTDIRGVMGVISNESRSLKNEVMTWLPQLRDGIVKHRNLAYTQIKDLEHIQTSLKKQNSKITTEYEILTKSADLVRVENEKLKLALQDSETKCESISDQLNNITKDNDAIKLNLQQYNSLDSENKELCNKIKNLEEQINKLSKKLNKSNELYKSSLVQIEALTKEKGNASETQQEYEENLKRIDELENNLKIKQHENDELIVSKTEIENLYTTLEIEINELRVNYLKKETDYEALRNESDSEKSKQHEMQQKYEKLKSELLDMKDTVISLKDDNNTLRQFKADKEKEIKETEAALNDVRGHYESKLKELNEEKNSLTSTQTEMDKKLLEYEKQIKDVTSELNQVRESYEIKLKEFNTENDLLKFSQVESHNSLKEENDRQIKEIEAKLNHVRESYEHKLKKFNDEYEIHKKLNEDNVKHMETELSQARESYESKLKELNNENDLIRSSQVEIIKSLKEEHKKQIIDIEADLNSAQESYDGKLKELNNENGLLKLSQAEISEKFKNAQSDLTQLISKHNELEQKTVELNNLIKDLEMKCISQNNVIEEQEKAISLHKLCECDSLKEDNKRLCSDIEGLQTYLTKISKENSELNDKLREVLASENSSDSELKTEIQSGKDKIDELLRENSLLIEENLELKDQIQNSTQTRAPNSEEKHLNDKYKLLQEAKSSLEIKVNELEEMNDSLNRSMDQNQNNYERLKLSNEKLQRKLDEALVSLRHLHALEENTELEYLRNILYEYLTGPGSHSLTLAKVLAAVVKFDDRQTEQVLIKERERQGFLHQLGII